One Apium graveolens cultivar Ventura unplaced genomic scaffold, ASM990537v1 ctg4468, whole genome shotgun sequence DNA window includes the following coding sequences:
- the LOC141701903 gene encoding linoleate 13S-lipoxygenase 3-1, chloroplastic-like, with product MALVKELMGSSCHVLDRSSPFITSSSKILGLNKNLLFYPTNGKRFFVNCVEKGDSQSKKVVRTSPISAISDKIGRIVPEKAVKFKVRAVVTVKNKNKEDFKETIVKQLDAFTDKIGRNVVLELVSSDTDPRTGTPKKSKEAVLQDWSKKYNVKAERVNYTAEFMVDSNFGKPGAILVTNKHQKEFFMESVVVEGFACGPVHFPCDSWVQSKKDHPGKRVFFSNQPYLPSETPEGLKALREKELSDLRGDGKGIRKLSDRVYDYDVYNDLGNPDKGIEFVRPTLGGSKRPFPRRCRTGRRPTETDLHAESRVEKPLPVYVPRDEQFEECKQNTFSASRLKAVLHNLLPSLMASISSNNHNFKGFGHIDSLYSEGLLLKLGLHDDLLQKLPLQYVVSRIQESSQGNLLKYDTPKIISKDKFAWLRDDEFARQALAGINPVTIEKLEVFPPVGNLDHKIFGPQESALKEEHIAGNLNGMTLQQALKENKLFIVDYHDIYLPFLDRINALDGRKAYATRTIFFLTSIGTLKPIAIELSLPANGPDSQSKRVITPPVDATSNWMWQLAKAHVCSNDAGVHQLANHWLRTHACMEPFILSAHRQLSAIHPIYKLLEPHMRYTLVINAIARQTLISADGVIESCFTPGRYCMEISASAYKNWRFDLEGLPADLIRRGMAEPDPTKPHGLKLLIEDYPYAADGLLIWDAIESWVSTYVKRYYTESSIICNDKELQAWYTESINVGHADLRHESWWPKLATPEDLTSVLTTLIWLASAQHAALNFGQYPYGGYVPNRPPLMRRLIPDEKDPEYVSFLADPQKYFFSSISSLLQSTKYMAVVDTLSTHSADEEYIGERSQPSTWSGDAEMVHAFYRFSAEIGRIEKEIEQRNSNPKLRNRCGAGVLPYELLAPSSEPGVTCRGVPNSVSI from the exons TCAAAGCAAGAAAGTTGTGAGAACAAGTCCTATTTCAGCTATTAGTGATAAGATTGGGAGAATTGTTCCTGAAAAAGCTGTTAAATTTAAGGTAAGAGCTGTGGTCACTGTCAAAAACAAGAATAAAGAAGATTTCAAGGAGACCATTGTGAAACAATTAGATGCTTTCACTGATAAGATTGGAAGGAATGTTGTTCTTGAACTTGTTAGCTCTGATACTGATCCAA GAACTGGAACTCCAAAAAAGAGCAAGGAGGCTGTTTTACAGGATTGGTCAAAGAAATATAATGTGAAAGCAGAGAGGGTGAATTACACAGCTGAATTTATGGTGGACTCAAATTTTGGGAAGCCAGGGGCAATTTTGGTTACAAACAAACACCAAAAGGAATTTTTTATGGAAAGTGTCGTTGTTGAGGGATTTGCATGTGGTCCAGTTCATTTTCCCTGTGATTCATGGGTTCAATCCAAGAAGGATCATCCTGGCAAAAGAGTATTCTTTTCTAATCAG CCATATCTACCCAGTGAGACTCCAGAAGGCCTGAAAGCATTGAGAGAGAAAGAGCTAAGTGATTTGAGAGGAGATGGCAAAGGAATAAGGAAGTTATCTGATCGCGTTTACGACTATGATGTGTACAATGATTTGGGAAATCCTGATAAAGGTATTGAGTTTGTCAGGCCAACACTTGGAGGTAGCAAACGCCCATTCCCTAGAAGATGTCGCACAGGACGTCGTCCAACTGAAACTG ATTTGCATGCAGAGAGCAGAGTGGAGAAGCCATTGCCGGTGTATGTGCCACGAGATGAGCAATTTGAGGAGTGTAAGCAAAATACATTCTCAGCAAGTAGGCTTAAAGCTGTGCTTCATAATCTACTTCCGTCATTGATGGCGAGCATCTCATCAAATAACCACAACTTTAAGGGGTTTGGACACATTGACAGCCTTTACAGTGAAGGTCTCCTCCTCAAACTAGGGCTTCATGATGATCTCTTACAGAAGCTCCCTCTTCAATATGTAGTCAGTCGGATTCAAGAATCTAGCCAGGGCAACCTCCTCAAATATGACACCCCCAAAATTATTTCAA AGGACAAGTTTGCCTGGTTGAGGGATGATGAATTTGCTCGACAAGCTCTAGCAGGAATTAACCCAGTCACCATTGAAAAACTTGAGGTATTCCCACCAGTGGGCAACCTTGATCACAAAATCTTTGGTCCACAGGAGTCGGCCCTCAAAGAAGAACACATTGCTGGCAATCTCAATGGCATGACTCTGCAACAG GCTTTGAAAGAAAATAAACTCTTTATCGTAGACTACCATGACATCTATCTACCATTTCTTGATCGGATCAACGCCCTTGATGGTCGCAAAGCATATGCGACGCGAACCATATTTTTCCTGACTTCAATCGGCACTCTTAAGCCTATAGCCATTGAGCTTAGCCTCCCTGCAAATGGACCTGATTCACAATCAAAGCGTGTGATTACACCTCCAGTTGATGCCACTAGCAACTGGATGTGGCAGCTTGCAAAAGCCCATGTTTGCTCAAATGATGCTGGAGTTCATCAACTTGCCAACCATTG GTTGCGTACACATGCGTGCATGGAGCCCTTTATACTGTCTGCACATAGGCAATTAAGCGCAATTCATCCCATATATAAGCTGCTAGAACCACACATGAGATACACTCTTGTGATAAATGCTATAGCTCGCCAGACTCTTATTAGTGCTGATGGTGTTATCGAGTCTTGTTTCACTCCTGGACGTTACTGCATGGAGATCAGTGCCTCTGCCTATAAGAATTGGCGCTTTGATTTAGAGGGTCTTCCAGCCGATTTAATCAGAAG GGGAATGGCAGAACCAGACCCAACAAAACCACATGGTTTAAAACTCCTTATTGAGGACTACCCATATGCTGCTGATGGGCTTCTAATCTGGGATGCCATTGAGAGCTGGGTAAGTACATACGTGAAACGTTACTACACTGAATCAAGTATAATCTGCAATGACAAAGAGCTCCAAGCCTGGTACACTGAATCCATAAATGTCGGCCATGCTGATTTGCGCCATGAAAGCTGGTGGCCCAAATTAGCCACCCCTGAAGATCTCACTTCAGTTCTTACCACCCTCATCTGGCTTGCATCTGCCCAACATGCTGCATTAAACTTTGGTCAGTACCCTTATGGCGGTTATGTGCCTAACCGGCCGCCTCTTATGAGGCGGTTGATTCCAGATGAAAAAGACCCTGAATATGTCAGCTTCCTTGCTGATCCCCAGAAATATTTTTTTTCATCAATATCAAGTCTGTTACAATCAACCAAGTACATGGCTGTTGTTGACACATTGTCAACTCACTCAGCCGATGAAGAGTACATTGGCGAAAGAAGTCAGCCCTCCACCTGGTCCGGCGATGCAGAAATGGTTCATGCATTTTATCGTTTCTCAGCGGAAATCGGACGAATCGAGAAAGAAATTGAACAAAGAAATAGCAATCCAAAGCTTAGGAATAGATGTGGTGCTGGTGTACTACCATATGAGCTTCTTGCACCAAGTTCTGAGCCCGGGGTAACATGTAGAGGTGTCCCAAATAGTGTATCCATATGA